One Weissella ceti DNA window includes the following coding sequences:
- a CDS encoding DHH family phosphoesterase: MSAQTQIMAQIEAASSIVIHRHQRPDPDAVGSQQGLANILKTTFPEKKIYSVGKQVPSMAWMGEMDIIPDEVYDTALVIVTDTANEPRVDDRRYDYAKTLIKIDHHPNDEPFGDYSWIDDTASSTSEMIYRFYDEFSDKLKMTREGASYLYSGIIGDTGRFLHATTPTTMETAAALMRFGFDWTAMTQRMDTITPEAAKGTGYVYDHMTLTPEGVGYIILEHETLTEFGLGDFSTAFIVPVLGSIDQAKAWVVFEEQEEGFYRARLRSRNIVINDIAKRHGGGGHKFASGAIAENIDEVHDIINEMKETVKEQA, translated from the coding sequence CCAGACGCGGTTGGTTCACAACAAGGGCTTGCTAACATTTTAAAGACTACTTTCCCTGAAAAGAAAATTTATTCTGTAGGGAAGCAAGTTCCAAGCATGGCTTGGATGGGCGAAATGGATATTATTCCAGATGAAGTCTATGATACGGCGCTTGTAATCGTGACTGACACGGCCAACGAACCGCGTGTTGACGATCGTCGTTATGATTACGCAAAGACATTGATTAAGATTGATCACCATCCAAATGACGAACCATTTGGTGATTACTCATGGATTGATGACACAGCGTCTTCAACATCTGAAATGATTTACCGTTTCTACGATGAATTTTCTGATAAGTTAAAGATGACTCGTGAAGGGGCATCATACCTATATTCAGGAATTATTGGTGACACTGGCCGCTTCTTGCACGCCACAACACCAACAACAATGGAAACCGCTGCGGCATTGATGCGCTTTGGTTTTGATTGGACAGCAATGACACAACGTATGGACACTATTACACCTGAAGCAGCCAAGGGGACTGGTTACGTCTATGACCACATGACACTGACACCAGAAGGTGTGGGTTACATTATTCTTGAACATGAAACACTAACCGAATTTGGTTTGGGTGATTTCAGTACAGCATTTATCGTGCCAGTACTTGGAAGTATTGATCAAGCGAAGGCATGGGTTGTCTTTGAAGAACAAGAAGAAGGCTTCTATCGTGCCCGTTTGCGCTCACGTAATATTGTAATTAATGATATTGCGAAGCGTCATGGTGGTGGTGGACATAAGTTTGCTTCTGGTGCAATTGCAGAAAACATTGATGAAGTACATGACATAATCAATGAGATGAAAGAGACAGTTAAGGAGCAAGCCTAA
- a CDS encoding DEAD/DEAH box helicase, which yields MAKFTDYNLRPEIYRGLEAIRFTTPTPVQERFIPVVLQGRSVVGQSQTGSGKTHAFLIPIFQKLNIEAKQVQAIITTPSRELAQQIYDASQKMADAFPEDARPKVGVYVGGTDKARQIQQLQANQPQIVIGTPGRIKDLYKSGALNIHTAKTLVIDEADMTMDLGFMPEVDAIAGALPEDLQMLVFSATIPQKLQPFLKKYLSNPVVDEIPTTTVIAPTIENILLETKGKEKDQVIYDLLTMGDPYMALVFTNTKERAKQLSRSLKEKGLKVAEIHGGIQPRERRRTMNQIQHLDYQYVVATDLAARGIDIPGVSLIINDGIPNDLEFFVHRVGRTGRNGMEGRAITLYSPDEEGKVAEVEQLGVHFEPMELKKGELKPGFDRRRRKQRSKSSEKLDPTMIGMVKKKKKNIKPGYKRRIKNEIARDAKYKKRIEQRQTDRATRKARKQQG from the coding sequence ATGGCTAAATTTACAGATTATAACTTACGTCCCGAAATTTATCGTGGACTTGAAGCAATTCGCTTCACAACACCAACTCCAGTTCAAGAACGTTTCATCCCAGTTGTCCTACAAGGACGCTCAGTGGTGGGACAATCACAAACTGGTTCAGGTAAGACACACGCATTTTTGATTCCGATTTTCCAAAAGTTGAACATTGAAGCAAAGCAAGTGCAAGCAATTATCACAACACCTTCACGTGAATTAGCACAACAAATTTACGATGCTAGCCAAAAGATGGCTGACGCCTTCCCAGAAGACGCACGTCCAAAGGTAGGGGTATACGTTGGTGGAACTGACAAGGCACGTCAAATCCAACAATTGCAAGCGAACCAACCACAAATCGTGATTGGAACACCTGGTCGTATCAAGGACTTGTACAAGAGTGGGGCTTTGAACATCCACACTGCCAAGACTTTGGTTATTGACGAAGCGGACATGACAATGGACCTTGGGTTCATGCCTGAAGTTGACGCAATTGCGGGTGCATTGCCAGAAGATCTACAAATGTTGGTCTTCTCAGCAACTATTCCACAAAAGCTACAACCATTCTTGAAGAAGTACCTATCAAACCCAGTTGTGGATGAAATTCCAACTACAACAGTTATTGCCCCTACAATCGAAAACATCTTGTTGGAGACTAAGGGTAAGGAAAAGGATCAAGTGATTTACGATCTTTTGACAATGGGAGATCCCTACATGGCTTTGGTGTTCACAAACACTAAGGAACGTGCCAAGCAATTGTCACGTAGCCTAAAGGAAAAGGGATTGAAGGTTGCGGAAATTCACGGTGGCATTCAACCACGTGAACGTCGTCGTACAATGAACCAAATTCAACACTTGGACTACCAATATGTCGTTGCGACTGACTTGGCTGCCCGTGGAATTGATATTCCAGGTGTATCTTTGATCATTAACGATGGTATTCCAAATGACCTAGAATTCTTCGTTCACCGTGTTGGACGTACAGGACGTAATGGTATGGAAGGTCGTGCCATCACATTGTACTCACCGGATGAAGAAGGTAAGGTTGCGGAAGTTGAACAACTAGGTGTTCACTTCGAACCGATGGAATTGAAGAAGGGTGAATTGAAGCCTGGATTTGACCGTCGTCGTCGTAAGCAACGTTCAAAGTCATCTGAAAAGCTAGATCCAACAATGATTGGAATGGTTAAGAAGAAGAAGAAAAACATTAAGCCTGGTTACAAGCGTCGCATCAAGAACGAAATCGCTCGTGATGCGAAGTACAAGAAGCGTATTGAACAACGTCAAACTGACCGTGCAACACGTAAGGCTCGTAAGCAACAAGGTTAA
- a CDS encoding sugar O-acetyltransferase, whose product MKAHSLSDKEKAEMGQLYNFDKSKELKELRLIAQNRCFQFNQLLPVQVDAQQALLSDFFAQAGDDLTIMAPFHCDYGENIFVGKNFYAQYNLVILDAATVKIGDNVVVGPNCTFTTSGYPLDVEQRESGLEYAYPITIGDDVWIGANVVINPGVTIGNGAVIGSGAVVTHDIPENVVAAGNPADVMRELRYEDKLKYQ is encoded by the coding sequence ATGAAGGCGCACTCGCTGTCAGATAAAGAAAAAGCAGAAATGGGACAACTGTATAATTTCGATAAATCTAAGGAATTGAAGGAATTACGTTTAATCGCGCAGAACCGTTGTTTCCAGTTTAATCAACTCTTGCCAGTTCAAGTTGATGCACAACAAGCCTTGTTATCAGATTTCTTTGCGCAAGCAGGGGATGATTTGACTATTATGGCACCATTCCATTGTGATTATGGTGAAAATATCTTTGTGGGTAAGAATTTTTATGCACAATATAATTTGGTTATCTTGGATGCAGCCACTGTTAAAATTGGGGATAATGTGGTGGTTGGTCCTAACTGTACATTTACAACGTCAGGCTATCCGTTAGATGTGGAACAACGTGAATCAGGACTTGAATATGCCTACCCAATTACAATTGGGGATGATGTTTGGATTGGAGCTAACGTGGTGATTAATCCGGGTGTAACTATTGGGAACGGTGCGGTGATTGGTTCTGGTGCCGTCGTCACACACGACATTCCAGAGAACGTTGTTGCAGCCGGTAATCCAGCTGATGTTATGCGTGAACTCCGTTATGAAGATAAGCTAAAATATCAATAA
- the alaS gene encoding alanine--tRNA ligase: MKELSSAQTREMFLRFFESKGHSIEPSQPLIPKDDPSLLWINAGVATLKKYFDGSVIPKNRRITNAQKAIRTNDIENVGHTARHHTLFEMMGNFSIGDYFKEDAIPFAWELLTSPEWYDIDPEKLYVTVYPNDTEAKRIWLEVVGIDPTHVYEEPDNFWDIGEGPSGPDSEIFFDRGSRFDPEDEKENYPGGENDRYLEIWNIVFSQYNHLPGLTDNKDYPELPNKNIDTGMGLERLVSVFQNADTNFETDLFMPIIKKVEELSGVKYGEDAERDVSFKVIADHARAVTFAIGDGALPSNEGRGYIIRRLLRRAVLHGRKLGIEQSFINELVPVVADIMHAYYPEVKENEEYITSIVVAEEVRFNKTLTAGLALLSDVMADATDMIDGSVAFKMYDTYGFPYELTVEAAEEAGLTVDRAGFDAAMKEQQERARAARGTQASMGVQNELLTSLDTPSTYVGWSELVVEEAQAVAIIVDGDLVDAASEGTAQIIFNTTPFYAEMGGQVADHGVVLDAEGNVVANVLDVKKAPNGQHLHEVEVVSEIDNNGVYRLEVDQAYHAAISKNHTATHMLDQAIRNILGEHSSQAGSLVNADGLRYDFTYNGAVPAEKLAEIEDLINQKIIENLPISWVETDIESAKKLGAVAVFTEKYGEKVRVVSIGDFNIEFDGGTHALSTAELGMFKITSEQGTGAGIRRIEAVTGQGAMNLFKQHDAWLNKAVEQVKAPQLSEVNDKIAALQTALKDAERQVQALEQKLANQSANDAFTHVVEAGSFTLISAELAVESMDALRATADNWKQEYPSDVLVLAANLGDKVNLLVAASPDAIKQGVKAGDLIKAIAPAIGGGGGGRPDMAQAGGKNPAGISAAFEQANDWLAAK; encoded by the coding sequence ATGAAAGAATTATCATCCGCACAAACACGCGAGATGTTCTTACGTTTCTTTGAAAGTAAAGGACACAGTATTGAACCGTCACAACCATTGATTCCAAAGGACGACCCAAGTCTATTGTGGATCAACGCTGGTGTGGCAACATTGAAGAAGTACTTTGATGGAAGTGTTATCCCTAAGAACCGTCGCATTACAAACGCCCAAAAGGCGATCCGTACTAACGACATCGAAAACGTTGGGCACACTGCTCGTCACCACACATTGTTTGAAATGATGGGTAACTTCTCAATTGGTGATTACTTCAAGGAAGATGCTATTCCATTCGCTTGGGAACTATTGACTAGCCCAGAATGGTATGACATTGATCCAGAAAAGCTATACGTTACTGTGTACCCAAATGACACAGAAGCTAAGCGTATTTGGCTAGAAGTTGTTGGGATTGACCCAACACACGTCTACGAAGAACCAGATAACTTCTGGGATATCGGTGAAGGACCATCTGGACCTGACTCAGAAATTTTCTTTGATCGTGGATCACGCTTTGACCCAGAAGATGAAAAGGAAAACTACCCAGGTGGTGAAAACGATCGTTACCTTGAAATCTGGAACATTGTGTTCTCACAATACAACCACTTGCCTGGTTTGACAGACAACAAGGACTACCCTGAACTGCCTAACAAGAACATTGATACGGGGATGGGACTAGAACGTTTGGTATCAGTATTCCAAAACGCTGACACAAACTTCGAAACAGACTTGTTCATGCCAATCATCAAGAAGGTTGAAGAACTTTCAGGTGTTAAGTATGGTGAAGATGCAGAACGTGACGTGTCATTCAAGGTTATTGCTGACCACGCACGTGCCGTAACATTTGCTATCGGTGATGGTGCTTTGCCATCTAACGAAGGTCGTGGATACATCATCCGTCGTTTGCTACGTCGTGCCGTTTTGCACGGTCGCAAGCTAGGAATTGAACAATCATTCATTAACGAATTGGTCCCAGTAGTTGCTGACATCATGCACGCATACTACCCAGAAGTTAAGGAAAACGAAGAATACATCACTTCAATCGTTGTTGCCGAAGAAGTTCGTTTTAACAAGACATTGACTGCTGGTTTGGCCTTGTTGTCAGACGTTATGGCTGATGCCACTGACATGATTGATGGTTCTGTTGCGTTCAAGATGTATGACACATACGGATTCCCATACGAATTGACTGTTGAAGCGGCTGAAGAAGCAGGTTTGACTGTTGACCGTGCAGGATTTGATGCTGCTATGAAGGAACAACAAGAACGTGCACGTGCCGCTCGTGGAACACAAGCTTCAATGGGTGTGCAAAACGAATTGTTGACAAGCCTAGACACACCTTCAACATACGTTGGTTGGTCAGAATTGGTTGTTGAAGAAGCACAAGCTGTTGCCATCATCGTTGATGGTGACTTGGTTGATGCAGCTTCAGAAGGAACTGCGCAAATCATCTTCAACACAACACCATTCTACGCAGAAATGGGTGGACAAGTGGCTGACCACGGTGTCGTACTTGATGCTGAAGGTAACGTTGTTGCCAACGTCTTGGACGTTAAAAAGGCCCCTAACGGACAACACTTGCATGAAGTTGAAGTTGTGTCAGAAATTGACAACAACGGTGTTTACCGTTTGGAAGTTGATCAAGCATACCATGCTGCAATTTCTAAGAACCACACGGCAACACACATGCTTGACCAAGCAATCCGTAACATCTTGGGGGAACACTCATCACAAGCTGGATCATTGGTTAACGCAGATGGTCTACGTTACGACTTCACTTACAATGGAGCCGTTCCAGCTGAAAAGTTGGCTGAAATTGAAGACCTAATCAACCAAAAGATTATCGAAAACTTGCCAATTTCATGGGTAGAAACTGATATTGAATCTGCTAAGAAGTTGGGAGCTGTTGCTGTCTTTACTGAAAAGTATGGTGAAAAGGTTCGTGTTGTTTCCATTGGTGACTTTAACATTGAATTTGACGGTGGAACGCATGCGTTGTCTACTGCTGAATTGGGAATGTTCAAGATTACTAGTGAACAAGGAACTGGAGCAGGAATTCGTCGTATCGAAGCCGTTACAGGTCAAGGTGCCATGAACTTGTTTAAGCAACACGATGCATGGTTGAACAAGGCCGTTGAACAAGTTAAGGCCCCACAACTAAGTGAAGTAAATGACAAGATTGCAGCACTTCAAACAGCTTTGAAGGATGCAGAACGTCAAGTACAAGCACTTGAACAAAAGTTGGCCAACCAAAGTGCCAACGATGCGTTCACACACGTTGTAGAAGCTGGATCATTCACATTGATTTCTGCTGAATTGGCAGTTGAATCAATGGATGCCTTGCGTGCAACTGCTGACAATTGGAAGCAAGAATACCCATCTGACGTCTTGGTCCTTGCGGCTAACTTGGGTGATAAGGTAAACTTGTTAGTAGCAGCATCACCAGACGCTATCAAGCAAGGTGTTAAGGCCGGTGACCTAATTAAGGCTATCGCCCCAGCAATTGGTGGTGGTGGTGGTGGTCGTCCAGATATGGCACAAGCAGGTGGTAAGAACCCTGCTGGTATCTCTGCCGCATTTGAACAAGCAAACGATTGGTTAGCTGCGAAATAA
- a CDS encoding IreB family regulatory phosphoprotein: MNSLDHTTLFNVNRNEDHDVRKMLETVYEALEEKGYDPTSQIVGYLISNDPAYIPRVNDARNMIRKFERDEVIGALVKNYLGK, from the coding sequence ATGAACTCGCTAGATCACACAACTTTATTCAATGTAAATCGTAATGAAGATCACGATGTACGTAAGATGTTGGAAACAGTATACGAAGCACTTGAAGAAAAGGGATACGACCCAACAAGTCAAATTGTTGGTTACTTGATCTCAAATGACCCTGCATACATTCCTCGTGTGAACGATGCGCGAAACATGATTCGCAAATTCGAACGTGACGAAGTAATTGGTGCCTTGGTTAAGAACTACTTGGGGAAATAA